In the Myxococcota bacterium genome, GCGGCCGACCTGGCCATGCTGATGCGCGTGCTGCCGCGCAGCGAGCGCCGCTCCTGGATGCGCCTGCTCGCGCCCGACGACGCGGCCGACCTGGTGCAGCAGGTCCCCGACGAGGAGCGCAACGAGTTACTCGGCCTGCTCGATGACCCGACGCGCAAGGAGGTCACGGCGCTCCTGGCCTACAAGCAGGACGCCGCCGGCGGGCTGATGAACCCGCGCTACGCGCGCCTGCGCCCCGAGATGACGGTCGACGAGGCGATCGGCTACCTGCGCCGGCAGGCGCGCACGAACCTCGAGGTGATCTCCTACCTGTACGTGATCGACGACCAGCAGAAGCTGCTGGGCGTGGTGTCGTTCCGGGAGCTGTTCGGCTCGCCGCCCGAGCGCACGGTGCGCGAGGTCATGCGCAAAGACATCGTCATGGTGCGCGACGACCAGGACCAGGAGGAGGTCAGCAAGGTCTTCACCGAGAACGACCTGATCGCGATCCCCGTCGTCGACGCCGAGGGTCACATGAAGGGCATCGTGACCTTCGACGACATCGTCGGCGTCGTGCAGGAAGAAGCCACCGAGGACATCCAGAAACTCGGCGGCATGGAGGCCCTCGAGGCCCCGTATCTCGACATCGCCTTCGGCCGCATGTTCCGGCGCCGCGCGGGCTGGCTCTCGGCGCTGTTTCTCGGCGAGATGCTCACCGCCACCGCGATGGCGTTCTTCGAGGACGAGATCGCGCGCGCGGTCGTGCTGGCGCTGTTCGTGCCGCTGATCATCTCGAGCGGCGGCAACTCGGGCTCACAGGCCTCGACCCTGGTCGTGCGCGCCATGGCGCTGGGCGAAGTCACCCTGCGCGACTGGTGGCGCGTGGTGCGGCGCGAGTTCGCCTCGGGCCTGGCGCTGGGCTCGCTCCTGGGCACGATCGGCTTCTTCCGCATCGTGGTCTGGCAGATGGTCTCGCCGCTCTACGGCGAGCACTACCTGCGCGTGGCCTTCACGGTCGCGGGGAGCCTCGTGGGCGTGGTGCTGTTCGGCTCGCTCGCCGGCTCGCTCCTGCCGTTCCTGTTCCGCCGCCTGGGCGTCGACCCCGCGAGCGCCTCCGCGCCGTTCGTCGCCACGCTCGTCGACGTGAGCGGGCTCGTCATCTACTTCACGATCGCGAACCTGATTCTCGGTGGCACGCTGCTGTAGGTCAGGCCGAGCGAAGGCCGCCCTGAGCGAGGCCCGCAAGCGCCGGAGGCGCGCGCAGTGAGCCGCAGGCGAACGAAGTCAGAAGTTACTGGCGGCGGGGATGATCTCCTTGCCGAAGGTGACCAGCGGTGCGATGTCGTGGGCGTTGGGCAGGTTGAAGATCGCCTGGTCGATGCCCACGGCAGCGAGCTCGCGGCACACCTTGATCAGGTCGGCGGCCGACTGCTTGCCCGGCGCAAGCCAGGCGGTGCCCAGCGTCGTCTTCTCGATCGCGCCGAAGTCGCGCTTCTCGGTGTCACAGTGGCGGCGCAGCACGTCGAGCTTGCGGCCCAGGCCGTCGGGACCGAGGAACGCGAATAGGTTGCAGGCGTCGGCGTAGCGCGCGACCAGGCGCAGCGTCTTCTTCTCGCCCGCGCCGCCGATCAGGATCTTGGGCCGCGGGCGGGTGATGGGCGCCGGCACGCACAGTGTCTCGGCCAGCTTGTAGTGCTTGCCGTTGAACGGCGCGACCTTGCCCGACCACATCTGCAGGGCGATGCGCAGCGTTTCCTCGAGCCTCTCGAAGCGCTCGGCGAGCGGTGGGAAGGGCACGCCCAAACCCACGTGCTCGCGCTCGAACCAGGCCGCGCCGATGCCCAGGTACGCGCGGCCGCCCGACAGCACGTCGAGCGTGGTCACCGTCTTCAAGAGCACCCCCGGATGGCGGTAGGTGACTCCCGTGACCATGGTGCCGAGCTTGGGGCGGTGGGTGACTCCCGCGAGATAGGAGAGTGCCGCGTAGCCCTCGAGCATCTCCTGCTCGGCTGCGCCCACCATCGGGATCTGGAAGAAGTGGTCCATGACCCAGATGCTGGCGAAGCCCGCCTCCTCGGCGGCCTGAGCGATCTCGCGCAGCTTGGCGGACAGCCCGGCGGCGCCGCCCGGCCAGGTGAAGATCGGGATCTGCAATCCGATTCGCACGGTGACTCCTCCTAGGCCGCGTCGAGCGCGCGGCGGACCCAGCGGCGGTAGACCTCGAGCGGCTGGGCGCCGCTGATCGCGACGTCGTTGCCGACCATGCGCACGGCGGGCACGCCGCCGACGCCCAGCTCGATGGCCTGGTTGTGCTCTTTGGCGATCTGCTCCAACAGCTCGGGCGCCATGGCGCGCGAGAGCTCGGACTCGGGCAGCCCCACCTCGCGCCACAGCGCAGCCAGCGTCTGCGCGTTCGAGATGTCGCGGCTCTGCACGAAGTAGGCGTGCAGGAGCGCGTGGTGCATCAGATAGAAGGGCTCGGGGCCGAGCGAGGCAGCGGCCTTGGCCACCAGGTGCGCGGGCACGCTGTGAGACGGCGGGCCCTCGTCGCTCGCCCAGGTGTGGAACTCCGCGGTCGGCTCTTCCTGCGCGGCGCGCTGCCACAGCTCGGTGTAGCGGCGGAACTTCTCGAGGTCGCGGCCCGGCTCGGGCGCGGGCCGGAGCAAGAAGCTTCTCCACACGATCTCGAGCTCGGGACCGACCTCGGCCGCGACGCGCTCCAGCCGGATCGACGCCACGTTGCACCACGGACACAGATAGTCGGACCAGACCTCGAGCACGACGGCCAAGTTACTTCCCAGCGATGATCTCGCGCTCGCGCGCCCAGAACAGCGGCGAGTTCGCGAGGTCGATGAACTTGCGCTCGTCTTCCAAGAGGATGCGTCCCGCCTCGACGCCCGCGGGTGTGCCGAGGGCGGCCGCGATGTCCTCCTCGCTCTTCCACCACAGCTCGGCAACGCCGTCGTAGCCGGGCGGGCCGCCGCGCGTCGCTCGCAGCGCGTCGGCGGCGTCGCCGAGCAGTGTATGGGTCTGCACGTAGCGCTGGATGCGCAGCGCGGCCGCTTGCTTCCGAACGAGCGGCGCGTGTGTCTCGAACCAGTACTTCTGGAACGCCTCGCGCGACAGGTGGGGCAGCCGGCGCAGACAGAAGCTGAGCTTCACCATGGGCGCAGCGTATCACGCCCCGCGGGCCGGCTACTCCTTGGGCAGGAGCGGCTCGAAACGCTGCTTGTCGGTCGCCTTGGCGTAGGCGTCGTGCGGGTCGACCTTCTTGGCCTGGGCCAGCTCGAACAGCGCGTCGTCCATGAGCTGCATGCCGTCGGCCTTGCCCTGCTGGATGAACGAGCCGAGCATGCCCACGTTCGCCTCGCGGATGATGTTCGGCAGCGCCTTGGTCTTGAGCAGTATCTCGTTGGCGGCGACGCGGCCCTTGCCGTCGGCGGTCGGCAGCAAGAGCTGCGCGACCACGCCGCCGAGTGACTCGGCGAGCGACAGCCGCACCTGCGCCTGCTCGTCGGAGGGGAAGGTGTCGATGATGCGGTCGATCGTCTTGGGCGCGTTGTTCGTGTGCAGCGTGCCGAACACGAGCATGCCCATCTCGGCCGCGGTGAGCGCGAGCGAGATCGTCTCGTAGTCGCGCATCTCACCCACCAGCACCACGTCCGCGTCCTGGCGGATCGCGGCGCGCAGACCGGGGCCGAAGCCCCGGGTGTGCGAGCCGACCTCGCGGTGCGAGAGCACGCTCTTCTTGTTCTCGTGCACGAACTCGACCGGGTCCTCGAGCGTGAGGATGTGCTTGGCGTAGGTGCGGTTGATCTTGTCGATGATCGCCGCCAGCGTGGTCGACTTGCCCGAGCCGGTGGGGCCAGTCACCACGACCAGCCCCTTGCGCAGGTGCACCAGGCCCTCGATCGCCTTGGGCAGGTGCAGCTCCTCGAGCGGCACGATCTTCTCGGGGATCATGCGGAACACCGCGCCCGCGCCGTGCTCCTGCACGAAGAAGTTGGCGCGAAAGCGCGCGACGCCCTCGAGGCCGTAGGCGAAGTCGAGGTCGTGCTTCTCGTCGTAAGTCGTCCACTGGGACTGGGTCGCCATCTCGCGCAGCAGCTTGCGCAGGCCGGCGTCGTCGAGCCGCGACTGGCCTTCGACGGCCCGCAGCTCGCCGTTCACGCGGATGCGCGGCTCGAGACCCGCCGCGAGATGCAGGTCGGAGCCTTTGTGCTGTTTCAGGTAGCGGAGGAGCTCGTCGATCTGCGCCACGTCGTCTCTCCGCTCACTTCCCGCCCGGGATCAGCTTCGGATCCTCGGCGTGGAGCAGTGCCTCGTCGCGCTTCACGCTGCCGGCCTTGACCAGCTGGGCCAGCGACGCGTCGAGCAGACACATTCCCGACGCGGCGCCGGTCTGCATGGTCGAGCGGATCTGGACCGTCTTCTCCTCGCGGATCAGGTTGCCGACCGGCCGGTTCACGACCAGGATCTCGACCGCCGGCACCATGCCGCGCGCGTCGGCGCGCGGCAGGAGCCGCTGCGAGATGACCGCGCGCAGTGACTCGGAGAGCATCGCGCGCACCTGGTCCTGCTGCTCGGGCGGGAACGAGCCGATGATGCGGTTCACCGTGCGCACCGCGTTGTCGGTGTGCAGCGTGGCCAGCACGAAGTGACCCGTCTCGGCGGCGGTCATGGCCAGCGAGATCGTCTCGCGGTCGCGCAGCTCGCCGATCACGATCACGTCCGGGTCCTCGCGCAGGGCCGCGCGCAGCGCGCGCGCGAACGATTCGGTGTGGCGCTTCACGTTGCGCTGGTTGACCACGCAGCGCTTCGACGGATGCAGATACTCGATCGGATCCTCGATCGTGAGGATGTGCTCGGCGCGCTCCTCGTTGATCAGGTTCACCAGCGCCGCCATGGTCGACGACTTGCCGCAGGCCGACGGGCCGGTGATCAGCACCATGCCCTGGTGGAAGTTGGTGAACTTCGCGAGGGCGCTGGGCAGGTTCAGGTCGTCGAGCGTGGGCGGCTGGAGCGAGATGCGCCGGAAGCTCGCGTCGAGCCCGCGCAGCTGCTTGTACACGTTGGCGCGGAAGCGCGCGAGACCCTTCACCGTGTGACAGAAGTCGAGCTCGCCGTGGGTCTCGAGCGCCGCGCGGTCCTCGTCGGACAGCACGGACAGGATGAGCTTCTCGGCGATCGGCGGTGACAGCTTGGAGTCGGGCACCTCGACCAGTGACCCGCGCACGCGCAGGCGCACGTTCGAGCCGCTGTGCAGGTGCACGTCGCTCGCGCCCTGGCCGGCAGCGTCGACCAGCAGCGCGTCGAGGCCCTTGTCGAGCGGGATGCGCGAGGCCGCGCTGGCCGCGCTGCCCACGACCGGGCGCGCCTTGGGCGCAGTCGCGGGCGCGGCCTTCGGCGTGGGACGCGCCTCGCGCGCCAGCGACGCCGCCGCGGGTGAGTCGGTCTCGGAGCCGAGCTCGGGCGCCGGCTTCGCGATCGCCGGAGTGACTGGCGCATCGCCCTTCTTCTCGCGGGCACGCGCGATCACGCTCTTCTGCAGCTCGACGGCCTTCGCGAGGTTGTCCTTGGAGAGGAATCCCATCGCGATCAGGACCTCGCCCAGGTTCTTGCCCCCGCCGATGCGCGCCTGCTCGCGCGTGGCCTGCGCGAGCTGCTCCATGGTGATCAGCTTCGCCGCGACGGCCACCCGCCCGAGCAGCGCATCGGCGGGTGTGGCGGGCGGGGGGTTCTGCGGCGTCGACATCGGCCCCCGCGCTATCGGCAGGCGCGGTGGGGCCGTTGAGCTCGCGACCGGCAACTCATGTGCAACTTCGAAGCGATTGTTCGCAGGTGCCGCGATCGCGTACCCTGTGGCCATGGTGCGCGCGAGTGTCTCGTGTGTCGTGTGGCTGCTCCTCACCTCGCTCTGCCAGGCCGAGGGCCTGTCCGGGACTTACCAAGGCTCGGGCACCTGCCGCGGCGCGAACGGGGTCATGGCGCAGCCCTCGACGCTGGTGGTGTCCGAGACCGGCCCGGGTGCGTTTCGCGCCGAGCTCGGCGGCGTGGCCTACACGGGCCGGGTCGATGCCTCGGGCTCCGGATTCCTGAAGCGCCGCGGCGCGCTGGACCCCGGCTACGGGAACGGCCACGGGGCGCTGCTCGACCTGCGCCTGGCGCCGGGCGGGGCGCTCAGCGTCTCGGGCGAATTCCCGGGCGCGGGCACCTGCACGGGGACCTGGACGCGCGTCGCCGAGTGACTCGCCGGCCGGCTGCGCCGGAGCGCGCCCGCTACTCTCCCTCGAGTGAAGCAGGTCGTGGTCGTCGGCGGAGGTTTTGCCGGCCTGGCCGCCGCGCGCGGGCTGGCGCGCGAGCCCGGTGTGCAGGTCACGTTGATCGACCGCCGCAATCACCACCTGTTTCAGCCGCTCTTGTACCAGGTCGCTACCGCCGGGCTGTCGCCGGCCGACATCGCCGTCCCGATTCGCGGGCTCTTGTCGCGCCAGGCGAACGCGCGCGTGCTGCGCGCGGAGGTGCGCGACGTGGATCTGGTGGCGCGCGAGGTGAAGACCGAGGCCGGCTCATTCCCTTACGACTATCTCGTGCTCGCGTGCGGCTCGCGCCATTCGTACTTCGGTCACGAGGAGTGGGAGGCGTTCGCGCCCGGCCTGAAGACCATCGAGCAGGCGACCGAGATCCGCCGCCGCGTGCTCGACGCCTTCGAAGACGCCGAGAAGGAGACCGACGCGCGCCGGCAGCGCGCGGCGCTCACCTTCGTGATCGTCGGCGGCGGCCCGACCGGCGTGGAGCTGGCGGGCGCGATCGGTGAGATGAGCCGCTTCACGCTGGCGCGTGACTTCCGCCGCATCGATCCCAAGCTCGCGCGCATCGTGCTGGTCGAGGCGGCAGCGCGCATCCTGCCCGCGCTCGCGCCCGCGCTCGCGAGCCGCGCCGTCCGCGACCTCGAGTCACTCGGCGTACAGGTGTGGACCCACAGCGCGGTCACGCGCGTCGACGCGCAGGGCGTCGAGATCGGCGCGGAGCGCATCGAAGCCCACACCGTGCTGTGGGCCGCGGGCGTGCGCTCCGACGAGCTCAGCCGGCGCCTGGGAGTCACGCTCGGTCCCGGTGGGCGCGTGCCGGTGGGCAGCGACCTCTCACTGGCCGATCACCCCGAGGTCTTCGTCGCCGGCGATCAGGCCCAGGTGCGCGATGCCGGAGGGCACGACCTGCCGGCGCTCGCGCCCGTCGCGCTCCAAGAGGGCCGCTTCATCGCGCGCCAGATCCGCGCCTCGCTGGCCGCGCTGCCGCGCGCGTCGTTCCACTACGTCGACCGCGGCACGCTCGCGACCATCGGCCGCAGCCGCGCGGTGGGCCAGATTCGCGGCTGGCAGGTGCACGGCAGCTTCGCCTGGCTGGTCTGGCTGTTCGTCCACATCTACTACCTGGTGGGCTTCCGCAACCGGGCGCTGGTCGTGTTCCAGTGGGCCTGGTCGTACTTCCGTTTCCGCCGGGGCGCGCGCTTGATCGTGGAGAAGGAGTGGCGCTTCTACGGCTGACGCAGCGCGGCGCCGAGTCGCTCGGCGAACTCTTTGGCCGGGTCCGCTTCATGAGTCATCACCGCCACGCCATCGGCCAGTCCCGAGCGCGCGAGCCGGCGCACGAGCTCGCCGAACCAGTCCCAGCCGAAGTCCGCGCCGCGCTCTTCGAGGCCGCGCAGCAAGGCCTCCGGCAGGGGCACGCCGAGCCGCTCGCCGAGCCGCTCGGCGGCAGCCAGGGAAGTGAGTGGGATCAGCATGGGCACGATCGCGACCGCGGGCGCCCGGGCGCGGATCGCCTCGGCCAGCGGAGCGAGCGCCGCGAGCTCGAAGACCGGCTGTGTCTGCACGAAGCCGGCCCCGGCCGCGAGCTTGGGCCAGAGCAGCGCCAGCGCGCGCTCGCGCGGGCCGTAGGGGTCGGCAGTGACTCCCACGCGCGCCCCCGGCATCGCGGCGCGAGTTCGCGCGACCAACGACGCCAGCGTGGGCGGCGGCACCGGCTCGGGCGGCCCCGCCTCACCGCGCACCACGAGTGCGGCGCGCAGGCCCGCCACGGCCGCGCGCGCGATCTCGCGCTCGAGCTCGGCTTCGCTGCGGCCGCGACTCACCAGGTGCCACACCGCGGGAGTGCCGTGGCGTTCGAGCTCGAGCGCCGCGTCGAGGCTCGGCTGGCGGTCGGGGCGTTGGATCACGTGGACCGGGCGGGCCAGGTCGCCGAGCAGGCCGGCCCGGCGCAGCAGGATCTCGGGCCGCGACTGGCGCGGTGGTGTGATCTCGAGCGCGACACCGAGCCGTGTCATGGCTCGGCCAGGCCTGCGACGAGCGCGCTGCGGAAGGCGCGCAGGGTCTCGGAGCGCCAGGCGCCCGCCGGCTCCTCGAGCCAGACGGCGTCGCGCAGCTCGGGGCGGCCGCTGCGTGCCGCGTGGAGCTGCCCCGCGCGCAGCAGCGGCTCCGCCAGCTCGCGCGGCACGACCGCCGCGCCCGCGCCCGCCAGCACGAGCTCGAGCGCCATGTCGGTGCTGGCCGCGAACACGCGCACGTCGGGCGCGAGCCGGCGGCGCGGGAAGTGGTGGCGCAGCCAGCGGCGCACCAGCGTGCTGGACTGGTAGTAGTCGACGAAGGGTTGCGCGCCGAGTGACTCGACCAGCGCCCGCCCGCGGGCGAAAGGTCGCGCCGCCACCAGCAGCAGCTCCTGGCGGAAGAGCAGGGTGGAGCGCACGCGCGCCAGCGGCGAGTGACTTGCCTCGAGCGCGAGCGCGAAGTCGAGCCGGTTCGCCGCCAGCGCCTCGCGCAGCTCGCCGTGTGCGCCGTAGAGCAGCTTCACCTGCAGCTTGGGGTGACTCGCGGTGAAGCCCGCCAGGAAGCCCGCCACCCGCGCGCGCGACGCGCCGAGATAGAGCCCCAGCCGCACCTGGCCACGCACCTCGCGCTCGGCGTTCACCACCAGCTCGAGCGCCGCGGCCAGCTCCTCGTGCAGGCGGCCGAAGCGGCGCGCCAGGGTGCGGCCCTCGCGCGTGGGCACGAGCCGCCGGCCGACCCGGTCGAAGAGCTGCACGCCCAGCGACCCTTCGAGGCCCGACACGCTCTGGCTCACGGCCGAGCGCGTGAGCCCCAGCGCCGCCGCCGCGGGGCTGATCCCGCCGCGCTCCGCCACGGCCAGGAAGGTGCGCAGCTTGTTGAGGTCGACATTGTTCAGCGCCACTGAACGATTCCGCCAGGACATTTAACGCGGCTAATCTAGCAGAGGCCGGTTAGGATCTGCGCCATGGCCCTGCTCGAGTTCAACGGAGCGCGTCTCTGGCCGCGGCTCGGCTGCGGCGCGGAGGAGCGCGCCCGCCCGCAGGCCGTCGACCTCGACGTGGCGGTGCGCTTCGCCGAGCCGCCGCCGGCGTGCGAGAGCGACAAGCTCGGCGACACGGTCTGTTACGCCGACCTGATCGAAGCGGCGCGCGCGGCGGTCGCGGGCCGGGAGTTCCACCTGGTCGAGCGGCTTGCGCACGAGCTCTACGCCGCGCTGCGTCCGCTCGTGCCGCCCGGCGCCGAGCTCTGGCTGCGCGTGACCAAGCTCCACCCGCCCGTGGCCGATCTCGCCGGCGGTGTCGCTTTCTCACTCGGCGATTTCGAGAGGTCGTCCGGCTAGAATCGCGCGATGGCGCGATACGACTTCGACCTGTTCGTGATCGGCGCGGGCTCGGGCGGCGTGCGCGCGAGCCGCATGTCCGCGAGCTTCGGCGCGCGCGTGGCGGTCGCCGAGGAACGCTACCTGGGCGGCACCTGCGTGAACGTGGGCTGCATCCCGAAGAAGCTGCTCACCTATGCGGCTCACTACGCCGACGACTTCGAGGACGCGCGCGCCTACGGCTGGACGCTCGGCGAGCCGGCGTTCGACTGGGCGACGCTCGTCGCGAACAAGGACCGCGAGATCGCACGACTCAATTCGGTGTACGGCAAGCTCTTGGCCGACGCCGGCGTGAAGGTGATCGACGCGCGCGCGCGCATCGTCGACGCGCACACGGTCGAGGCGGCGGGCAGGACCTACACGGCCGAGCACCTGCTGGTCGCGACGGGCGGCTGGCCCCGCCGGCCCGACCTGCCGGGCATCGAACACGCGATCAGCTCCAACGAGGCCTTCCACCTGAAGGAGCTGCCGCGCAGCGTGCTGGTCGTGGGCGGCGGCTACATCGCGGTCGAGTTCGCGGGCATCTTCCACGGGCTGGGCGCGCGAGTCACCCAGGTGCACCGGGGCGAGCTCTTCCTGCGTGGCTTCGACGACGACGTGCGCCACGCGCTGCGCAGCGAGATGGAGAAGCGCGGCATCGAGCTGCGCTTCGGCATGAAGCTCGGCTGCATCGAGCGCGCCGGCGCCGGCCTGCGCACCGTGTTCGCCGACGGCAGCGCGCTCGAGACCGACCAGGTGCTGGTGGCGATCGGGCGCGACCCGAACGTGGCGGGGCTCGGGCTCGAGGCGCTGGGCGTGGCACTCACTCCGACCGGCGCCGTGGCGGTCGACGACTTCTCGCGCACGAGCGCCCCGAGCGTGTGCGCGATCGGCGACGTGACCGACCGGCTGAACCTCACGCCCGTGGCGATCCACGAGGCGATGGCCTACGCGCGCACGGTGTTCGGCAAGACGCCGACGCCAATCGATCACCGCGACGTGCCCAGCGCCGTGTTCAGCCAGCCGCAGCTCGGCGCGGTGGGACTCACCGAGGCAGCGGCGCGCGAGAGTCACGGCGAGCTCGACGTATATCTCAGCTCGTTCAAGCCGCTGCGCCACACGCTCACCGGCCGCGACGAGAAGACGCTGATGAAGCTCGTGGTCGAGCGCGCCGGCCAGCGGGTGGTGGGCGCGCACATGGTCGGCCCCGACGCCGGCGAGATCATCCAGGGCATCGCGATCGCCGTGAAGCTGGGCGCGACCAAGGCGCAGTTCGACGCCACCGTCGGCATCCATCCCACCGCGGCGGAAGAGTTCGTGACGATGCGGACGCCGGTGGCGCGCAGCTGAGTCAGCGTCGCCGATCGGATCGTGCTGATCAGGATGAGGGCCGCCACGACGAGCGCGATCGCCGGGTCGAAGGCGCAGATGGGAACGAGCCCCAGTGAGTTGAACAGGTTGGCCCAGCGCAAGAATCCGCCGGAGAGTCCCGTGCGAAGCGTGTGGGCGAGGACGAGAAGAGCGAGGGCGACCTCGATCACGAGCACGCCGCCGTTCGGGAAGAATGCACCAGCCAGCGGTTTCCGACGGTGTGCCAGGGCCCTCGGCGAACGATGCCTCCGTTGGCTTCACGAGTCAACGTGAGACACGCTGTTTCCCCGCGATCGTTTGACACCCCCCTGGGCCTCCGATAGGTTCGCGCGGATGCGGGAGTTTTTCTCCGCGCCCGTGAAACGAACTGCGCTCGCCGCCGCGTTGGCGCTCGCAACGCACGCGCTTCTCCCGTATCTGCACGTGCACCCCAACCCATGCAGTCCTGGCCAGTGCGCCTCCGAGGCGAGAGCCGGTCAGCCGGCATCGTCCGGCGCGGGGAGCTCGAGCTCTCCCGACGACTGCCCCGTGTGCAGCGCGCTCGCGCACGGCGGCGCCCGCGCCATCAACGCCCAGGCACCGCATCTGCTCGACTTGGTCGAGCTCTGGCTGGCGAACTCGCCGCCCGCCGCAGAAATCCTCGCGCCGACCAGCGACGTCGAAGTCGCTTGCGCGCGCGCGCCTCCTGCGCTCCCTCGCTCCGCCTAGAGAAATCGTCAGCTACTGATCGATTCTCGGCAGAGTGCGCGATGACGCCGAGGGGTGTCGTTCGCAGCTGACCGCCTGCCGGCCGTCGATCCAGGCGATCCGCCACGCCTGCGCAGTCACTGCGCCTCAGGAGTGGCCGTGACCGGCCAGGTGCGCGCGCGTCGCGGGTGTCGGCCGGAGAGAGGGACGACCATGAGAGGAATCACCATCGCGCTCATCTGCGCGCTGCAGCTCTGCAGCGCCGCGATTGCTTCGGCAGATCCCGCAACGCCAGCCGGCAAGGTCGTGGGGCGGATCAAGGACGCGCTCGACCGGCCGCTCGGAGGCGTCGAGCTCAAGCTCCAGGCACCGGACGGAAGCACCGTCGCCACGACCACGAGCGCACCGGACGGCCGCTTCGAGTTCGGGAACGTCGCGTCGGGCACGTACTCGCTCAGCGCCGCAAAGCAGGAGTTCGAGACCGCGACCGCCATCGTGAGCGTGAGCGGCGGAGAGACCGCTTCGGCGCAGCTCGTTCTGGCGTCGAAGACCGCGCTCGAGCTGGGAGTC is a window encoding:
- the gor gene encoding glutathione-disulfide reductase — translated: MARYDFDLFVIGAGSGGVRASRMSASFGARVAVAEERYLGGTCVNVGCIPKKLLTYAAHYADDFEDARAYGWTLGEPAFDWATLVANKDREIARLNSVYGKLLADAGVKVIDARARIVDAHTVEAAGRTYTAEHLLVATGGWPRRPDLPGIEHAISSNEAFHLKELPRSVLVVGGGYIAVEFAGIFHGLGARVTQVHRGELFLRGFDDDVRHALRSEMEKRGIELRFGMKLGCIERAGAGLRTVFADGSALETDQVLVAIGRDPNVAGLGLEALGVALTPTGAVAVDDFSRTSAPSVCAIGDVTDRLNLTPVAIHEAMAYARTVFGKTPTPIDHRDVPSAVFSQPQLGAVGLTEAAARESHGELDVYLSSFKPLRHTLTGRDEKTLMKLVVERAGQRVVGAHMVGPDAGEIIQGIAIAVKLGATKAQFDATVGIHPTAAEEFVTMRTPVARS